GGAAAACGATGGACAAACATTTTTTTGGCCACCTTTAAAGATTTTTCCTTGCTTACCGCCAGCTCCATCTGTCGCTTCAAATTCCGTGTATCTGCTGTGGGTAAAAAACCGGCCGCATAGAACAGCAATGAATCCTCACCCACCCAACAAATGGAGCAATTTGCAGCAACCGCTGTTTTTACAGCTTCATGGGTTATACTGGTTCCGGGTCCAAGAAGCAGGGTGTTTAAAGTTGCTACAGGCAATCTGACCACATGGCATTCTGAATCAATCCATTTGACACTGCTGTCATCAATTTCCAAACGCCCGCGCTCCAAGTAGATAAATGGGTATTTGTCTTTAACCTGGGGCAGGGATTCTCTGGTTACCTTGATGAACAAACGGTTTTTTGCCATAGATCAATCCATTCTAATTACTGTCACCCGGCGGTCACGATATTTTTTTTCCGGTCCAAATTGTAGCGGCACATCATCCAAAGTAAATATCTCATCTCCATCGTGCTCTCCTTGAAGCACTTTGAATTCAGGTGTCCGGTTTTTTTCCCTGGCGAGGTCATCCGACATATTGAATGCATCCTCTGCTGCCGAAAATTCACCCTGGAAAATATATTCGGTCGGTGCACAGGTTTTACGGCCCAGATACAATTCCCAAACAGGCTGTTTCAAACAATTTACCACATTTTTCAATTCAGAAGATGGCACTTGTGTTGCCGCCGCAAATGCCATGTCCTGAATATAGTAGCGGTAGGTAATTTTGGTTCCGCCGCCAACCGCTTTTGTACCATCATTTTTTTTCGGTACAAGCAGATTCTGCCAAGGATCACTGATATCATATCCGCTTCCCACCATATGAAAATCTCGTAAAAGCGGTTCTCCGCTCGCTGGGTTATTTTCGGCTGCCATCCGCTTGTATGCTACGACCTGCAGATCAAGATCAGCAAATTGCGCCAGCCGTTCTTTTTGTTGTCCTCCTGCACCAAGCGCGCAGAAAATAAGGCCCAGTAATCCGGATTTGGTGGGAAAATCAAGGGTTTCCCTTCTGCCAAACTTTGAATCATATCCCCAGGCCTGGAGAGGCGCCTCCAACCATAGAAGTATATATGGATCAGGCATGTGTTTTCCTTTAGCTGATGTGGGTTTGTAATGATTGAATTAAATTATCCAGATTGAATGTTTCATCTTCCCCCCACTCATAATCACCTATTTTGCCATATACTGACCCGGACAATTTTTCTTTTTTGTCGATGTAGGTTTTCAGGTAATCGATACTGGGCGCAAGATATCCTCCTGACTTAGGCTGAATCGGTGTTTCAAACGGAATTTGCAGCCGTTGCCCCTTTCGCACGAGTACCTTTGCAAATTCCCAGGGGGAAGCCCCTGACTGGGTTGCCTGCCGGGCCCCGGGTACGGCCAGATACAAAGCTTTTGTAAAAACTTCCACCGCTTTTTTGAGTTCTTCATTGTCCAATGTTTGAGCGAGTTGCCCCAAGTCAAGACTGATATATCGGTAATATGTTGCCGAATTAAATTCCAGACTTCCCATATGAGCCGAACCCGGTTCATCTTGAAGATCATCCACAGCAGTGAAAAACTCGACCTCGTTACTGACCTTATGCGTAGAGATTGCATGGGAAAATGAACAGGCTGCTTCGATATTCAATTCAGGGGCCTTGGCGATCATGCGCCCGAAAAGAGCGATATCCAAAGCATCAAGATTTTTGTTGACGACTTTTTTTGAAATTTTTTTAAGATCATTTGCTTTGATTTTGTCTGGTTGGAAATCAAATTTTCGTGCATGCTCGGCAAACGCTTCCGCCTCCTTGTCGCTGAAAAAAAGCAAGGTATCATCACTGAATTCTTTGGCAATTTTTTCCCCGCAAGCCAATGCTGCTTCCTCATCAGCACTTGCATTCAAGCAGGCTTTGGCAATATATTTTGCCACTTTTTTGGTCCTTGTGCCCAATTTAACTCCCAGTTCTGCCATGGTCAACCGAACCTGACGTTTCCAGCATTGTGAACTGACACGAGCCCTGGTAACACCTCCGATGATGGCGGTTTTGGGAGCACCAACATCATCACGGTTCAGGCAGGTAACAGGAAACGATTGCAGGATATGATACTCAATGCGCATACTTTCAAAAAAAGATTTCATGGTTGTGTCCTCATCATTAAAACAGGTTATTTGATTGTGGTACAATTTGGAGCAGACCGCAGCCAAAGGCACGCCCCCGGCCAATCCCCTGCTGAAAAGCAGTGGAAAATTTTTCTTTGTCAACGACTTGAATAACCCCCTCCATGGTGGCTTTGGAAAGAGTAATCAAATGATGGTTTTTGTTTTTGAACTGCAGAACATCCATCTTGTTGACCTGCAAATGCCGGTTGTTTGCCGAGAATCCCCAGCTTTTTTCAGATCTGTCCATAAACCATTTCATGACAGCATCCCGGGTTTTCATGGGAATCAGCCGGCGTGTTTTATTATCCCTTATGCAAGGATTCATAATGACCTTGAAGCGATAAGTTTTGTGATCAAGGAAAGCGGAATCAATTTTTTTGGTTTCAACCGAACCATATCGGCCTTCGACCTGAGAGGCAGGCATCCGATCCGATACCATCAGAATCTGCCTCCCATAAAAAGTACCTCCCTGATCTGCATATACAATACCACTTTGCCGGGCCGCTTTTTTCTCATTTGACGAACGCACATCATCGAACAGGCTGTATACGACCCGGTGAACTGCATAGGGATCTTTGATTTTCAGATGATTCACTGCTTTCCTGTCTAAATTCAATACACTGGCAAACATCATTTTCTTCATTTTTCATCCCCTTGTTCGCTGGAATTGTATCGATAAAATTCCTGTGCCCATTGGGCCTTGACTGCCTGTGGATCCCAGTAGAATCTTAACAATTGTTTTAATATCCAGGCATAATCGAGTATCTGGCGGGATTTGCTGTGTATCAGGGAAAACAAAGGCCGAATGATACGGCATACTTCGCTGGTATCATGACAAGCCAATAACCGCCGAAGCTTTGCCCTGGCCTGATTCCCGGCATTGCCATCTTCGTAACAGGATGCGATGCCCTGACCCAAAGTCAATTGCCCCGATTTTTCCGGCTTGGCTTTTGCAATAGCTGCTGCAACAGTGGCATATGGCAGCCGAAGGTATTTTTTTTCAAGATCGATGCCATAAGAAGCCAGGATTTCCCAGCTTTGATATTCAGTGGCAGGATTGTCAGAGCGTTTCAAACGAGCGGCATACCCTTTGTTTTTCAGACACATGTCAATGATGCCAAGAACAAATAGGGTGGGTTTGTCCGGAGGGGGTGCGATGTGGCCTGGATCGGGAGTGTTCATTGTTTTTCCTCCTTTTTCAAATAAGTTGACAAGTTGGGCCGGCATTTTGCCCAGGTTTCCATCTGCCGGGCTGTATCTCTGGGACAGAAATGATCATAAATTCTGTAGATATGTTTTGAAAACTGTTGGCGCAAACGATACCTTTCATCTGCAAATTCGGGATCATCCCCGCATGAATCGATCAATTTTTGAAAATGATTCTCGATTAATTGCCAGAACAGATTGGTTGATTGGGCGGCAAAGCCCTGCCCCAATGTTAATTGTCCCGGTTTTTTAATCTTGGCTTCGAAATATCTGAAAATGCATCCATAAAGAACCGAGGCAATTTTTTCCAGTGCAGCCATCTCAATTTCCAGGCGATTGAACCATATGCTGTTGATCAGTCTCCCAGCCAGCTCCACTTCTGATTCCACAAAATCATCATTACCTGAGACATATTGCTCACCGGCATTACTGCTCACCCGGAGCCCGGCAGACCATACTGCAAAATTTTCATTCACAGCGCCTGCCCTGGGAAGAGATATTCGCAGTTGCATACAGTCGAAATTACCTCGTCCCTGCTTTATAAAACCAAGCAGGGCAGGCAACTGCCGCCAAGGTCTTTTTTCCGGATCGACCCACAGCACCTTGTTTTTATTTCCGCTGGTATCAATAGCTATGCTTGGATCATAGATGCCGTCAAGGTAATTCATATGGGATATGCCCTCGGAATAATGTACCCCGTTCGGAGTGAAGAGGCAGAAACGACACACGGGGATCAACCTCCCCAACAGCGATTTCTTCAATAACTGGGCTACTGGGCAGTCTTCACCTTCTGGCATTTTTTCCCAAGGTGCGGTTCCAAGTCCTCCAGAAAATATGCCAGCCTCTGAAATATTTTCAGCGGTCAACAGATTCAACAAAAGAGTTTGTATCAATGAATTACCTAAAATAAAGTTGTGCATCAATCCCATATGAGCGACTGCCGGACCAGGTTTTCCTGTTGTGGGTTTCCCGTTATCTTTGTTCTTTCCTTTATATGCTTTGGTCAACACCACAGAATTATCAGTTTTCTTACCGCCGAGGGCGGACCCCATCAGGACAAGGAGCAACAACGCTCTGTCTGCATCACCCAACCTCTGTTCTACTTGTGAATTGAACAATACCGTTGTATTGCCGGTCGCAATTTCTGGAATCAGCGCACCCTCGCTTTGTTCCCTTGCCATAGATATTTCCGGCAGTTGTAAAAAAGGTTTTTCACCATACAGAAAAAAACGGTCATGCCACTTTACCAGATAGTTCAGACATTGATCAGCCAAAACTTGGGGAGTCAGTTTTTCCCATTCAAATTCATCTGCCGGGGTTGCCGCTGCCTGGGCAATCGCCAGCAGAAATTTGAATAGGGCTATTTTCTGCAAGGAATTTCCTCCCAGTCGCCGATAGGCCAAATTTGAAAAAAACTGCTCCAAACTAATCCGGCCGATGTCTGCAACAGGAATCCAGGGTTCCTCTATCAAATTAAAACGGTTTTTCATGATTTGATTTCCTTATGTTTGGACATTCGATAACCAAGATCGCTTCGATATTGAATCCGAAATTTGTCGTGTAACGGTGCCCCCTGATAACCGCACAGTTCCCCGGTATCATCAACGATCGCCACACGGAGCAATGCCTCATCATAGGCAGGGTTACCAAGGTAGAGGCAATTACCCAGGCCTGTTTTAAAAAGAGTGTCTTTTTGCAGAGGAATCGGCGCATGATTCGGTTTCACATGAACCATCTGATTCATCAACCTGATTGACATGGACCGCCAAGCTTTTTTTGTCAATCTATGCCGATGCCAAGGCAGGACAACATTTTCTCCATCAATCAACCTCAGATTGGTGGATTGATTGTCTGAATCAAGGGCCATATGCCTCAACAAGAGCACTTCCAGGGTGTCCATTTCGCTGTAACGGGTTTGGGCCTTTGACTCAGGCAGGGTTTTAGCACCTCTGGACAAGGTCATGTGTGCCAGCTGTTCTAAAGACATACGGCCTTTTTTATGCCGGTTACCTGAATTTAATTCTCTCAACAACCTCGCCATAATTCCTGATTCCTCCCTGGTACGATAAGAATCTTCCACAAGACTGCGGATATCTCTGGGAAGAATGATTTCATCCTTATGGCGCCATATCTCGAAACTTCGACAAAGGATGTAGGTGTCATAAATCAAACTGTTAATACCGAATGCCTTACCTGGTTCGGCTTCGACGGCATTTGGATCGGGAATGAGCAGCCATACCTCTCTTTGTGCCACTTTATTTCGCGGGGCTTTATCATGTCTCCACAGCCGACCGATTCTTTGCAGTATCATATCTGTAGGACAGAACCGGGTAATCAAAAAATCTGCATCAATATCCAGAGACTGCTCCAGGACTTGTGTTCCAACCAATATTCTCCCTTTCCGGTTTCTGCTTTTCCAACCGGATTTTCCAAACTGGTTCACCCAGTAATTTTCTTTATCCTGACGATGCATTGCCGTATAACGGGAGTGCAGCAAACCGCATTCTATGCCTGACTCCGCTCCTCTGGCTGCCAGATCCAGATAACAGTTCTGGGCATCAGCAACACTGTTTTCCACCCATAGAATTTGCTGACCCTTGTAAGCCCTTCTTAATGCTTCCTCAATTGCAATTGATTCTTCACACACGGATTGAATCTTCACTGTATACGATTGAGGCGGTTTCACGGAAATTTCCCTGCATCCTGAATTCTTTCCAACCGCAGTAATTAATGGATACCTCATCTCTGATACATCTTGTTGAACCAGTTGTTTTCTGCGTTCCCGACTCAAGGTGGCGCTCAAAATAATCACTGTGCAGTTCAGCGCTTTGAGCAATTCAACCAAGGCATATAAAATAGTCCCAGTATAAAAATCATAGGTGTGCACTTCATCGAGAATCACGACCTTTCCAGCCAGGCCAAATGCCCGAACAAATCCGTGTTTGACATTCATTACCGCCATCAATGCCTGATCGATTGTTCCCACAGAAAAAGGGGCGAGCAACCCGCGTTTGGAGGTGTTGAACCACGTTCCACCCGGCCGGCCGTCTTCTCCCATCTCCGTCTGCTCAAGTATCCAGGCATTGCCATGCAATAAAAGGGCTTTTCGATGAATACATTCAGGTTGGAGGATATTTCTCAAAAACACATTGAACCGATCATATATTTTGTTTGAAGTCAGTTGGGTAGGTAAAGCAAAGTAAATACCGGTAGCCTGCTTTGTAGCAAGCATCTGATATGCTGCATACAGAGCCGCCTCTGTTTTGCCATACCCCATGGGAGCTTCAAAAACATAGAGACCCGGAGCCGATACCGTTTCTATAAACTTTGATTGAAGCGGATAGGGATCAAACTCTTCTGAACCCTCTATTTTGAAAACCGTTTTAAAATTCAATCTCTTCTTCACGAGAGGCGAGACAAATCCAGCATCATCAATAGACCGAGAGATCCGGTCATGCCATTTCTTTTCGGGTTCTTCAAAATAAGCTCCCGAGCCGATCCAGTCCGCCACTGATGTCAAACCGGCAATGAGTCGAGCCTGAACCGGAGATTCAATGACAGGCCAAATGACCTGGAGATAATTTGACAACGCTTCGATCAGTTGCACTCTTTCTTGTTGCCAAGCTTTACCCCCGAACACCTCTCCTTCAGCTTTGGATCCCCTCACCGGTGGACTGTAACCATGGTGCTGGCCCACAATTTCAGGAATATATTTGCCCACATTCATGTCTGACAGAGAAATTTGACTTGTTCCGGCATGCCCCCCCCAATTACGCTCCAGCTGAGAGGAAATTTTTTCGAGAGCAGGACAGAGGCCGTGAAGATTATCATCAATATTGTCAAATATTTTTTTCTGAAAAGTAGGGCTTACTTTACCCACATCATGGGAACCGGCGATCAGTTCAACCCCTTTGGGATAGATGGCTGCCGTTGAGTCTGGTAACCGGTTGATCAATTCTCTTGCGATTTCAGAGACTATCAGACAATGCTCTAAAACAGTCCGACCAGATGTAGTTTTTCCTGTAGGACACGTGTAGGTTTTGGCTAAGCATTTTGAGTAGGGGATGGACAAGATCGATTGGTCCTGTTCAGTATGATGTAGTTTCCCCTTTTTTAAGCGAATCATAAAGATTCCTTGTTATTTAAATCATTTAATATCGGTTATTCTCAGCCTCTCAATTAATTGTCTGATGTGTTGTATCTCTTCTGTGTCAGTAGCCTTGGTTTCAGCAGTGAGCAGCAGATCAAAAAACCGGCCGTTGGGGGTGAGGCAGCGGCGGGAGGCATCCGGTTCTATGGGGCCGTTGGCAGCGTAAAAATCTTTTATTTGGGTATCAAGGGTATTTCTGGTGGGATCGGAGATCAGATCCAGCTCGTGGAGCCGGTAGAGAAAGGTCTGGGCAGACACACCGAACCGGTGTTTGATACGAAGGAGAAGGTCCCAGGACCAGGCATCTCTGGATACGCCCAGCTGGCCGACCGTGGCGCGCACGGCAGGTTCGGGCATCAGAAAGGTGGAAGCAAAGCGTCCGGCGGCACGGGCCGGGTTGATGGGCCGGCCGGTATCCTCTTCAGATGGGGGGAACAAAGGGGTTTTCCGGCGGTTCATCTGGTTGGACACCAGGATGCTGCCCAGTTCTCTGGCAAGGGAGAACAGCTGTTTTTCCGTATTGTTCCGGGCGTTGATAAAAAAGAAGGCATTGTGAAATGCGGGTTCGTAAAATGAGACGGATTCCATTGAGGCAGCGCCCCGGGGAAAGGGAAAGAGGATGACCCGCAGTCCCGCGTTTTCAAACAGCTCAAGATAGTCAAACACCACGGCATCGCCCGTGGCCAGATAAGTGCGCATCCGGGCCGCCAGCGTTTCCATGCCCGGATAGTCGGGATCAAACGGGATGGACAGGGGCACGGTGGCATGTTTGGGCACCCGGCAGATATCTTCCAGGGCATGGAACGCGGCCATGATCTCCCGGCAGGCATTCATGAGGACTGCGGCAAGGGGGGCCGGTGCCGGATCCAGTGAAATGAAACAGGTATCCGTAGTTTCCGTGGTTGCCACGGGGGCCTGGTGGATGGGATCCGGGGAGAACAGGGTGTCCACGGGCACATTGAAAGCCGTGGACAGTTGATAGATCACCATGGCTGACGGCAGATTGATGCCTCTTTCGATGCGGCCCAGGGCCACTTTGTGAATATCGATGCGGGAAGACAGATCTTCCAGGGTCCAGTTTCTGGACCGTCTTAGAAATCGAATGTTTCTGCCTATGAAAGAGAGATCAGCAGTCATGATGGATTAAAAAACCATATAGATTTTTTCTTGTCAAGAAATATTGTTTATTTGGTAATAAAAAAATGAAATCATATCAAGATGACTGTTTTGGTTGAACTGGCCGGGCTTTGTCATTTTCGAAAATCCAGGGCCTCTGCATTGTCCTTGATGATATTTCCACTGGTTGATTCAATCAATTTGTTTTCCCCTCACATGCAACTATTCGAAATTATAGAATAGTTGTCTTCGGCTGATTCATTTCTCTTTCATACCCATTTTTCAAAGGGCTGATAATCAGTGGACACTTCTGCTTTCGGATGAATTTCTGGAAAAGAAAAGAGGACTTTCGTTTTTTAAAGTTGTTCGAGCGAATGCGATTGTTAAGGCTTTTTTTCAGGATTCTGTCTATTGTCAAAAACCGAATGAAGAACTATTTCATTTTCTTCGACTGTATAAAACACAGTAAATGGAAATCGTCTAACCACACAACCTCTGAAGTTTAGATAATGAATTCTGTACATTGCATAATTTTCAATGATTGATTTTACAGCGATTTCTACACAATCCAAAAAATCAAAACCCAGTCCCCGTCTTTGCCTTTCATACCATGCAAATGCGAGGTCCAAATCATCCATAGCTCTGTCTGTATAACGCAGTTTCATTTGTATTTATCGCGCAGACCCTTGTGCACCGACTTCCAATCATGCAATTCCAAGCTTCCTTGCTTATATTCTTCATATCTTTTTTTCAGTTCCCGCTTTTGCCATTCAGGCATGGGTATTTCAGAATTGCTGGCGGCAATGGCATCCCAAATATCTTCAACAAGAAGCAACTTTTCAGATAGCTCCAGCCTGCTGATTTCATCTTTGATTTGATCTGGTCTCATTTGATCACCTTAAAAATGTACTGGCCCAAGTGGGCAAGAAGAATTTATCATCATTTTGATAACATTGATTTTTCCAGAACACAACAAGAACCTTCAATGGTTCATAAATTCAGTGATGCCTGGTGTTCTGCTGAAGGCTGATCCTGACCGGAACCTGTTTCGCCTGACTGAGGATAAAAAACCATTTGAAATTTTATTCCGGCATAGTACAAATACAGGGTGATTATTTCCATGACATTTGATCCGGCATTTGATTTTTTTCTGGCGAAACGCCATAAAGGAAGGGATCTGGCATATCCGTTGACCCGCAGCGCATCGGTCAAGGATATCATCGAGTCTTCAGGGGTTCCCCATACCGAGGTGGGAAGGATCTGTTTCAATGATCAGGATATTGATTTTTCCTTTATTCCGGATACGCCGGGAAAACTGGATATTCATGCCGTGGATGCGCCGTTTGACGTGGGTTCCCCGTCTTTGCTGCGGCCGGAACCCCTGGACCGGGTCCGGTTCGTCGCGGATGTGAATGTGCTCAAACTGGGGCGGCTGCTCATTCTGCTGGGATTTGACGTGGCCTGTTCTTCATCGTTTTCAGATCAGGAGATCGCAGATCTGTCGCAATCTGAATCCCGCATTGTCCTGACCCGGGACACCACGCTGCTGAAGCGCAAAAAAATTGTGTTTGCCCGAAGAATCCGGTCCAATCTTCCCTATGACCAGGTGGTGGAGGTGATGGATTTTTTCGGACTCCGGGATCAGACCGCGTTTTTTTCCCGGTGCACCCAATGCAACCAGCCCCTGAAGAAAGTGGCCAAAACCGATATTCTTCACCGGCTGGAACCCAAAACCAGAAAATATTTTTTTGATTTTTTCCAATGCCCGACGTGTGGGAAAGTGTTCTGGAAAGGCTCCCATTATGAAGCCATGAAAAAAACATTCACCTCTCATGGCCTGAAAGATCCCGACAAATGATAAAAGCAAAAGCAGTCCGGTCTCCGCTTAACACTGAAAACTTAACACTTAACACTTTTATCTAAAGGAGATACACACCCCGCCCATGTTCCTCCCCACATTTACCACGGTTTTTTCCGCTGTTTTCCAGTTGTTTATCATTTCGGCTGTTGCCGGGGTCCTGGTGCGCACAAAGATTGTGTCCCAGACCCATATTCAGGCCCTGTCCGCTGTGACTGTCAATATTTTTCTGCCCTGTCTGATCGTGGTCAAGACCGTGAGCCAGTTTGATCCGTCCGGGTTTGCCCAATGGTGGATTTTGCCGCTGTCCGGGGTCCTGATCAGTCTGGCCGGGCTGGGGATGGCATTTGCGCTGTTCGGCCGCAGACCGGAAAAACGGGCGTATATCTCCATGGCCAGTTTTCAGAACGCCATCTATATTGTGCTGCCCATCGGACAGCTGGTGTTTCCGGACCAGTTCGACCGGCTGGCCCTGTATTGTTTTCTGCTGATCCTGGGCCTGTCTCCCATCATGTGGAGCGTGGGCAAGGTGCTGATCAGCGGGGACAAGGATGCCGCCATCCGGTGGCAGGATTTTGTCACTCCGCCCCTGGTGGCGACCCTGGCCGCCATCTTTCTGGTGGTATCCGGCACATCCGCGGCCATACCGGATAGCCTGTTGTCTGCCATGGACCTGCTGGGCCAGGCCACCGTGCCTTTGGCCGTGTTTATTTTGGGCGCCACCCTGGGCGGCATTTCTTTGAAAGACATGCCGCCGTTTGCCGATGTGATCCGGGTCACAGGGGTTAAATTCATTCTGATGCCGGCAGCCGCCTTTGCCGTGATGTATGGGCTGGGGCTTTATCAGAGTATGCCGCTGTTTTGCAGCGTCATCATCCTCCAGACATCGTCCCCGCCGGCCACCAACCTGATTCTCATGGTGAGAAACTATGGGGGGGATGCCCGGTCCGTTGCCAGCATGATGCTGCTCCAGTATCTGGTGTGCATCCTGGCCATGCCGCTGTGGCTGTCTTTGTGGCAGACATTCACCCGCTGATGTTGGCGGGTTTTCTTTTGCATTACACCCGGTTTTGCCGTATCATGAATTTGTCACGTATACAGAAAATAAATCAAAGGATCTGTTCATCATGAAAAATCTTATGATCTGTTTTTCAGCCGGGTGTATCGGCGGTCTGGCCAACAGCCTTGTGGTATGGCAGTTTGGAGAAAACGGGGTTGCCCAGTGGCTGGGCGTATCCATTGCACCGGCCCTGACACCTTCGTGGCTGTATCCGAGAATCGTGTGGGGCGGCATCTGGGGATTGGTGTTCATCCTTCCGTTTTTAAAATCCCGGTATATGCTCAAAGGCAGTCTGCTGAGTCTTTTTCCCACAGCGGTTCAGCTTTTTTATATTTTTCCTTATGTGAGCGGCAAAGGATTTGCCGGCATGGATCTTGGCATGTGGACTCCCGGTCTGGTGGTTGTTTACAACTGGGTCTGGGGAATTGTCACGGCCGTATCTATCCGGTTTTCAAGGTAAGCCTGAAAAAGAGGGGCGGCGGTTATGATCCGGATAATATGTCATGGACCTTTCCGGCAATGTCCTGCATGGAAAACGGCTTCTGGATAAACGATGTCTGCTGGATCTCCCCGGCCTGCCCGGCAATGATATTGTCCGTGTAGCCGGACATGAACAACAGCCGGATTTTTGGGAAAAGTGCCGTCATCTGCCGGGCCAGGTCCCGGCCGTTCATTTCCGGCATGACCATATCCGTGATGAGCAGGTGAATTTTGCCGTGGCGGGTTTTGGCCAGATCCAGGGCCGCTTTGGGAGATGTTTCCGTCAATACCGTGTATTTCAGTTGTTCAAGCATGGTTTCAAGCAGTTCCAGTATGGCGGTTTCATCCTCCACCACCAGTATGGTCTCCCCGTTGCCCGCAGGAATATTTTCGGGGGACTCTTTTTTCGGGGTCACAACAACATCCTTGTACCGGGGCAGGAAAATATCGAATGTGGCGCCTTTTTCCGGCCGGGAATCCACATGAATGAACCCCTGGTTTTGTTTGACAATGCCATACACCGTGGACAATCCTAAGCCCGTGCCTTTTCCCACTTCCTTGGTGGTGAAAAAAGGATCAAACAGATTGTCCAGGGTATGCTGATCCATGCCGCATCCGTCGTCGGTCACGCGCAGCCGCACGAATTCGCCCGGAATGACCCCTGAAAGATCAGAATCCTCCTGTTCATAAAATACTTTTGTTTCTGTTTTTATGGTGATATGCCCCACATCCTTGATGGCATCCCGGGCGTTCACGCACAGGTTGGCCATAATCTGGTGGATCTGGGAGGGATCCATTTGCACGGCCCCGGTGTTGTCACCGGGTTCCCACACCAGATCGATGTCCTCACCCAAAAGCCGGCGCAGCATCGTCAGCATGCCTTCCACGGTCTGGTTCAGATCCAGTACCCGGGGGGAAATGGTCTGTTTTCTGGCAAATGCCAGCAGCTGCCGGGTGATGTCTGCCGAGTGTGTGGCCGCATTTCGGATCTGCTGCACATGGTTGTACAAGGGTGCGGCGGAATCGAGTTTATCCAGTGCCAGGTCCGCGTGCCCGAGAATCACATTGAGCATGTTGTTGAAATCATGGGCTATCCCGCCCGCCAGCCGCCCGATGGACTCCATTTTCTGTGTCTGTAAAAGCTGCAATTCCAGGTGGTGTTTTTCCGTTACATCCAGCAGAAAGCCCCGGATATGATCCAGGCGGCCGTTTTCATCAAACACGGCGGCCGCGTTTTCAATGAGATGAATCAGGCTGCCGTCGGTTTTCCTGAATTTGGTTTCATAGGCAGACACTTTCCTTTTTTCAACCAGAGTATCCAGAAATTGCCTGCGTTCCTCA
Above is a window of Desulfotignum balticum DSM 7044 DNA encoding:
- a CDS encoding AEC family transporter, with the translated sequence MFLPTFTTVFSAVFQLFIISAVAGVLVRTKIVSQTHIQALSAVTVNIFLPCLIVVKTVSQFDPSGFAQWWILPLSGVLISLAGLGMAFALFGRRPEKRAYISMASFQNAIYIVLPIGQLVFPDQFDRLALYCFLLILGLSPIMWSVGKVLISGDKDAAIRWQDFVTPPLVATLAAIFLVVSGTSAAIPDSLLSAMDLLGQATVPLAVFILGATLGGISLKDMPPFADVIRVTGVKFILMPAAAFAVMYGLGLYQSMPLFCSVIILQTSSPPATNLILMVRNYGGDARSVASMMLLQYLVCILAMPLWLSLWQTFTR
- a CDS encoding addiction module protein, with amino-acid sequence MRPDQIKDEISRLELSEKLLLVEDIWDAIAASNSEIPMPEWQKRELKKRYEEYKQGSLELHDWKSVHKGLRDKYK
- a CDS encoding Mut7-C RNAse domain-containing protein, yielding MTFDPAFDFFLAKRHKGRDLAYPLTRSASVKDIIESSGVPHTEVGRICFNDQDIDFSFIPDTPGKLDIHAVDAPFDVGSPSLLRPEPLDRVRFVADVNVLKLGRLLILLGFDVACSSSFSDQEIADLSQSESRIVLTRDTTLLKRKKIVFARRIRSNLPYDQVVEVMDFFGLRDQTAFFSRCTQCNQPLKKVAKTDILHRLEPKTRKYFFDFFQCPTCGKVFWKGSHYEAMKKTFTSHGLKDPDK
- a CDS encoding CRISPR-associated helicase/endonuclease Cas3, whose translation is MIRLKKGKLHHTEQDQSILSIPYSKCLAKTYTCPTGKTTSGRTVLEHCLIVSEIARELINRLPDSTAAIYPKGVELIAGSHDVGKVSPTFQKKIFDNIDDNLHGLCPALEKISSQLERNWGGHAGTSQISLSDMNVGKYIPEIVGQHHGYSPPVRGSKAEGEVFGGKAWQQERVQLIEALSNYLQVIWPVIESPVQARLIAGLTSVADWIGSGAYFEEPEKKWHDRISRSIDDAGFVSPLVKKRLNFKTVFKIEGSEEFDPYPLQSKFIETVSAPGLYVFEAPMGYGKTEAALYAAYQMLATKQATGIYFALPTQLTSNKIYDRFNVFLRNILQPECIHRKALLLHGNAWILEQTEMGEDGRPGGTWFNTSKRGLLAPFSVGTIDQALMAVMNVKHGFVRAFGLAGKVVILDEVHTYDFYTGTILYALVELLKALNCTVIILSATLSRERRKQLVQQDVSEMRYPLITAVGKNSGCREISVKPPQSYTVKIQSVCEESIAIEEALRRAYKGQQILWVENSVADAQNCYLDLAARGAESGIECGLLHSRYTAMHRQDKENYWVNQFGKSGWKSRNRKGRILVGTQVLEQSLDIDADFLITRFCPTDMILQRIGRLWRHDKAPRNKVAQREVWLLIPDPNAVEAEPGKAFGINSLIYDTYILCRSFEIWRHKDEIILPRDIRSLVEDSYRTREESGIMARLLRELNSGNRHKKGRMSLEQLAHMTLSRGAKTLPESKAQTRYSEMDTLEVLLLRHMALDSDNQSTNLRLIDGENVVLPWHRHRLTKKAWRSMSIRLMNQMVHVKPNHAPIPLQKDTLFKTGLGNCLYLGNPAYDEALLRVAIVDDTGELCGYQGAPLHDKFRIQYRSDLGYRMSKHKEIKS
- a CDS encoding type II toxin-antitoxin system RelE/ParE family toxin produces the protein MKLRYTDRAMDDLDLAFAWYERQRRGLGFDFLDCVEIAVKSIIENYAMYRIHYLNFRGCVVRRFPFTVFYTVEENEIVLHSVFDNRQNPEKKP
- a CDS encoding helix-turn-helix domain-containing protein, coding for MTADLSFIGRNIRFLRRSRNWTLEDLSSRIDIHKVALGRIERGINLPSAMVIYQLSTAFNVPVDTLFSPDPIHQAPVATTETTDTCFISLDPAPAPLAAVLMNACREIMAAFHALEDICRVPKHATVPLSIPFDPDYPGMETLAARMRTYLATGDAVVFDYLELFENAGLRVILFPFPRGAASMESVSFYEPAFHNAFFFINARNNTEKQLFSLARELGSILVSNQMNRRKTPLFPPSEEDTGRPINPARAAGRFASTFLMPEPAVRATVGQLGVSRDAWSWDLLLRIKHRFGVSAQTFLYRLHELDLISDPTRNTLDTQIKDFYAANGPIEPDASRRCLTPNGRFFDLLLTAETKATDTEEIQHIRQLIERLRITDIK